Part of the Salinimonas iocasae genome, GGGAATTGTTGTACCTGAAGGCGAATTACTGGCAGCGCTTGAGCCACAGGATTACGAACTGGCGTTACGCCAGGCTAAATCGTCTTTACGAAAAGCGGAATCTGACTTTCAGCGCGGTGAAGAACTGAAGAAAGAGTCGTATATCAGTGATTCAGACTATGACGGGCTTAAAACTAATTACGAAAATGCGCAAATTGCGGTTGAAAATGCGCAGCTTAATATCGAGTACGCAGAGCTACATGCCCCGTTCAATGCGCTGATCACCAATCGTCTGGTAGAAAAGCATTCTTTTGTACAGCCTAATCAGCCAGTACTGCGGGTACAGAACATCAATTACCTGAGGGTACATGTGAATGTGCCAGAGAGAATGATGCGTATGGCCGTTGAAGAAGGGCCACACTATCAGGTTTATCTCGAAAACAAAGCGGGCGAGAAGGTGACCGGGAATGATGGTCAGCCGGTCACCCTGAGCTATCTTGAGCACCGCACCGAAGTAAATGAAGCCACACAGACGTACCGCGTTACGTTTAAGCTGCCCAGAATTAAAGGGGTAGAGCTTTTACCGGGAATGGTATTGACCGCCCGTATTGAGATAGAGCGTCCTGACGCGCAAAGCTGGTGGGTGCCATTAAAAGCGGTTGATACCTCCGGGCAGGAGGAGTTTGCCGTATGGTTGTATGACGAGAAGACAAAAACAGTGAGCTATCATCCTGTAGAAGTCGGTGTTATTCGCGACAATCAGGCTCAGGTGAAAGGCGGTATTAGCGCAGGCCAAAAAATTGTATCGGCCGGTATCCGGCAGCTTCAGGAAAATATGACTGTTCGCCCGTTTGACAGTGCGAAGCCGGTGCTATGAAGATCGCTACCTATTCTATTAAAAACCCACTGACAATCTGGTTGTTAATGGTCACATTTCTTATCGGCGGTATATTCGCTGTGATAGAAATTGGCAAGCTGGAGGATCCGGCTTTTGCCATAAAGCAGGCCATCATTACCACAAATTATCCAGGGGCTACGGCTGAAGAGGTAGAAGAAGAAGTTACCGAGCAGCTGGAATCAAGAATACAGCAGCTAAGTCAGTTGGGTGATATCACTTCGCGGTCTCTGCCAGGCCAGTCCCAGATTACCATAGAATTACGTGACGATTTCAGCGGTGAGCAACTGCCCCAGGCATGGGATGAACTGCGACGTAAAGTAGAGGCCGCCACAATGACGCTGCCACAGGGTGCCGCTAAGCCTGTGGTAAACGACGACTTTGGGGATGTTTACGGTATGTTCTATGCCGTAACGGCAGAGGGCTTTTCCAACCGTCAGAAGCGTGAGCTGTCATCAAAGCTGCGCCGAGAGGTACTTACCGTACCGGGTGTGACCCGTGCACAATTAGCCGGGGTGCCCGAGGAAACTATTTACGTTGAGGTCACGCAGGAAAAACTGGCCAGTCTGGGGATTTCTCTAAACCAAATTGCCGGGGTATTCCAGACAGAAAGTGCGATTGCCGATTCAGGCAGTGTGCGCGTTGAAGATCGCCGTATTCGCCTGGTGATTCCGCCCAGTGATGACTCAGCACAGACAATCCGAAACCTTAAGTTCGGTATTCCCGGCACGACCGAGCAATTACACATTGGCGATATCGCCAACGTGTATCGCGATGAGACCGAACAGCCACGCCAGTTGGTCAGACACAATGGCGAAACCGCGTTCACGCTGGCAATCGCGGGTCGCAGTGACAAAAATATCGTTGATATCGGTCAGCGCGTTGACGCCCACCTGGACACCCTGCGTGAAAAGCTGCCACTGGGTGTAGAGATTTTGCCCATCTATGAGCAACATATTGTTGTGGATGAGGCGATAAACGACTTTCTAATCAACCTTGCGGCATCCGTCAGTATAGTCGTCGCAGTACTGTTGTTAGTCATGGGATGGCGTGTCGGTGTGGTGGTCGGCGGTACTCTGCTGCTTACCGTGCTGGGTACTGTGCTTTTCATGTGGGTGTTTTCCATTCAGATGGAAAGGATTTCTCTTGGTGCTTTGATTATCGCAATGGGGATGCTGGTGGATAACGCCATCGTTATCGGCGAGTCCATGTTGCTTAACCGGCAGCAGGGTAAAAGCTCAATCGAGGCTGCTGAAGAAGCCGCTCAACAAACGCAGTTCCCGTTGCTTGCCGCTACTGTTATCGGGATTCTGGCATTTGCAGGTATCGGGTTGTCACAGGATACCACCGGGGACTTTATGTTCTCGCTGTTCGCGGTGATTCTTATTTCTTTATTACTTAGCTGGATACTGGCTGTTACAGTCACACCACTGCTTGGTCATTATCTGTTTAAACAGGAAAGTGGTAACAGCGATGAAGATATTTATAACAGTCGTGGATTTAACGCTTATAAGAAGCTGTTACATACCGCGCTGCACCATCGCCGCCTCACGTTATTACTGCTGTTTATTACTACCAGCGCTGCAGTAGTGGGTTTTGGCTGGGTAAAACAGTCATTCTTTCCACCCTCTAATACGCCGATTTTTTATGTTGACTATTATCTTCCGCAGGGCAGTGATATTCGGGCGACCGAAGAGGATATGACGGAAATTGAGGCTGTGATAATGGCGCAGGACGGGGTAGTGAACGTGACCAGCCTGATCGGAATGGGGGCCAGTCGCTTTATGCTGACGTATGCGCCTGAATTGCCCAATCCGGCATATGGGCAGTTTATTATAAGGACACAGCAGCGAGAGCAGATCCCGTCAATTATGAAAACCTTGCGCGAAAAGGTAGGACGTTCGCATCCTCAGGCACAAGTGTATACGCGGCGTTTATTCTTCGGCCCGGCAACCGGCGCTAAAATTGAGGCACGCTTTATGGGAAGTGATCCTGAAGTGTTGCGGGCGTTAGGAGAAAAGGCGCAAAAAATCATGTATGGATCAGACAGCCTGACTGATATTCGTCAAAACTGGCGTCAGCGTGAAGTGATTGTCAGACCGGTCATCGATGAGCAACAGGCCAGAATTGCAGGACTTTCACGCACCGATATCGCCGACTCTCTGGAGTTTGCCAGTGTTGGCAAACGGGTGGGGGTTTATCGAGAGGAAGATCGGCAGATCCCCGTGGTGATTCGACCACCTGCTGAGGAAAGAAGAAGCATGTCGTGGCTTGAGGATCGACTTATCTACAGCGAAACAGAGCAAAACTTCATTCCGGTTACCCAGGTGGTGAAAGACTTTGAGGCGCACTCGGAAAACGGCATCATCCATCGCAGAAACAGGGTACGCACACTCACTGTACAGGCAGAGCCTGTAGGCAACCTCACAGCTGCTACCGCGCGGGCGACTGTCGTTGAAGAGATTGAGGCGATGAAGCTTCCGCCGGGTTATACCCTTGAGTGGGGAGGCGAATATGAGAGCTCCCGTGAAGCGCAAGCCGGGCTGGGCTCGAAACTACCATTGAGCTTCCTGGCAATGATCCTGATCACCATATTGTTGTTCAATGCACTGAGGCAGGCGGCGCTTATCTGGATAATTGTGCCTATGTCGATTTGCGGTGTTACAGCCGGACTGATTCTGACCGGCTTGCCATTTAGTTTTACTGCCTTGCTGGGCTTGTTAAGCCTGTCTGGGATGCTTATCAAAAATGCGATAGTACTGGTTGATGAGGCTGATATCAGACGAGGCACGGCAAGTAACCTGCAAGAAGCAATTACCGGTGCCAGCATCAGTCGTGTACGACCGGTTATGTTGGCTGTGCTTACCACCGTTCTCGGAATGTTACCGCTGCTATGGGATGCGTTTTTTGCCAGTATGGCTGTAACGATTATGGCCGGACTTACCTTCGCATCATTACTGACGTTAGTTGCGGTTCCGGTCCTCTATTCCTTGTTCTTCAGTGAAAAGGACATGAAACAGAACGGCTAAGCATCTACTTTTCGCAAGCCGGCAGCCGATGAATGTCAGGTTAGCCATTAACAATGCGCTGACAGTAGCAACGTCCGTTGTAGTACGTTGTCTCTGTCAGCGCTTTTTTGTGTCTGTAAATCAGGCTGCGATCTCTGTTGGAATCTGATCGAAGTTTTCTGGCTATAAATTGTGCTGTTAAGCAAACGAATCTGCAGATGGGAAGCTACCAATTTGATCTGAATAAGGGTACTTTAACTACATGATTAAAATCAGTATCAGCTAAGGGAATTAAAATGAAAAAGGTGTTAACGGTATTACTCATTATTATTTTGGTGATTGTTGGTGCGCTCTGGTACATCATGAGTGGCGCTGGTGACTTTATCCGCTCGCAGATCGAAGAGCAGGGTAGCCGTTACATGCAAACCGACGTCGCAGTGGAAGGCGTGGATATTGGCTACAGTGACGCGAAGATGGATATCACAGGGCTTAGGGTGAGTAACCCGGACGGTTTTTCAGACGATACAGCGTTAGGAATGGGGACTATGACATTCGATCTGGGTGGGGTAACCTCAGAGCCTTATGTTGTTCAGAATGTGACTATAGATGCGCCTGAAATTCTCTATGAAATGAACGCACAGACGCAAAGCAACCTGCTGACACTGAAGAACAACCTGCAGGCTAACTTACCAAAAGGCGAGCAGAAAGAGCAGAGCAGTGATAAGGAGATGCCACGGGTTATTGTCGAAAACGTAACAATCAGTAATGCCCGGTTGCGTCTGGATCTTGAAGCGGTTGAAACCGGAGATCTTCAGGTTGATCAGAAATCTTATGAAGTGAAACTTCCAACCTTTAACGCTGGTCCTGTGGGTCAGCCTGATGGTTTACCTGCTGATCAGGTTGGCGCTGCTATTATGAATGCCATGTTGGATAACGCTATCAAACAGGCAAAAGAACAGGCACGTGAACAGCTTAAAGACCGTGCCCGGGAAGAGCTGAAAAAAGAAACGGATAAACTTAAAGAAAAAGCTGAAGAGAAGCTAAAAGGCTTGTTCGATAAAGACAGTGAATAATAGCCATTAATTTTGAAGCAAAAAAGCGGCAAAAGTGCCGCTTTTTTTGTATCTGAATATGGTTCGGGGATAATGTGAAATAATAAAAAAGCGCCCGAAGGCGCTTTTGACTGAGGATACAACGATGAACTCATTGTGGAGATACGAAACTCACCTGAATATGCTCAGGTGGTAGACGGCTTACCTGTATATCTCTGATTTCGATTCGGGTATCTATGCTATAGCGTTTCAGAATCTGATAGGTGTCAGTGGCACCATAATAATCGGCGAATGCCGCCAGATTCATGCCATTGCAGCGTAAGCCTTCACCCAACATTCTGTAAGTTGGGCCTGTATGCTTTCTGCCAAGCGTTATCTGTTGTACAGCCTGATGCATA contains:
- a CDS encoding efflux RND transporter periplasmic adaptor subunit is translated as MRNNCLRLTMWLIASVMVISGCSKDEPKQTKQPAPLVQLYEVGADTQTTARRFVARVDALSTVDLSFQVSGRINQLVEKQGIVVPEGELLAALEPQDYELALRQAKSSLRKAESDFQRGEELKKESYISDSDYDGLKTNYENAQIAVENAQLNIEYAELHAPFNALITNRLVEKHSFVQPNQPVLRVQNINYLRVHVNVPERMMRMAVEEGPHYQVYLENKAGEKVTGNDGQPVTLSYLEHRTEVNEATQTYRVTFKLPRIKGVELLPGMVLTARIEIERPDAQSWWVPLKAVDTSGQEEFAVWLYDEKTKTVSYHPVEVGVIRDNQAQVKGGISAGQKIVSAGIRQLQENMTVRPFDSAKPVL
- a CDS encoding efflux RND transporter permease subunit, with the translated sequence MKIATYSIKNPLTIWLLMVTFLIGGIFAVIEIGKLEDPAFAIKQAIITTNYPGATAEEVEEEVTEQLESRIQQLSQLGDITSRSLPGQSQITIELRDDFSGEQLPQAWDELRRKVEAATMTLPQGAAKPVVNDDFGDVYGMFYAVTAEGFSNRQKRELSSKLRREVLTVPGVTRAQLAGVPEETIYVEVTQEKLASLGISLNQIAGVFQTESAIADSGSVRVEDRRIRLVIPPSDDSAQTIRNLKFGIPGTTEQLHIGDIANVYRDETEQPRQLVRHNGETAFTLAIAGRSDKNIVDIGQRVDAHLDTLREKLPLGVEILPIYEQHIVVDEAINDFLINLAASVSIVVAVLLLVMGWRVGVVVGGTLLLTVLGTVLFMWVFSIQMERISLGALIIAMGMLVDNAIVIGESMLLNRQQGKSSIEAAEEAAQQTQFPLLAATVIGILAFAGIGLSQDTTGDFMFSLFAVILISLLLSWILAVTVTPLLGHYLFKQESGNSDEDIYNSRGFNAYKKLLHTALHHRRLTLLLLFITTSAAVVGFGWVKQSFFPPSNTPIFYVDYYLPQGSDIRATEEDMTEIEAVIMAQDGVVNVTSLIGMGASRFMLTYAPELPNPAYGQFIIRTQQREQIPSIMKTLREKVGRSHPQAQVYTRRLFFGPATGAKIEARFMGSDPEVLRALGEKAQKIMYGSDSLTDIRQNWRQREVIVRPVIDEQQARIAGLSRTDIADSLEFASVGKRVGVYREEDRQIPVVIRPPAEERRSMSWLEDRLIYSETEQNFIPVTQVVKDFEAHSENGIIHRRNRVRTLTVQAEPVGNLTAATARATVVEEIEAMKLPPGYTLEWGGEYESSREAQAGLGSKLPLSFLAMILITILLFNALRQAALIWIIVPMSICGVTAGLILTGLPFSFTALLGLLSLSGMLIKNAIVLVDEADIRRGTASNLQEAITGASISRVRPVMLAVLTTVLGMLPLLWDAFFASMAVTIMAGLTFASLLTLVAVPVLYSLFFSEKDMKQNG
- a CDS encoding DUF748 domain-containing protein; the protein is MKKVLTVLLIIILVIVGALWYIMSGAGDFIRSQIEEQGSRYMQTDVAVEGVDIGYSDAKMDITGLRVSNPDGFSDDTALGMGTMTFDLGGVTSEPYVVQNVTIDAPEILYEMNAQTQSNLLTLKNNLQANLPKGEQKEQSSDKEMPRVIVENVTISNARLRLDLEAVETGDLQVDQKSYEVKLPTFNAGPVGQPDGLPADQVGAAIMNAMLDNAIKQAKEQAREQLKDRAREELKKETDKLKEKAEEKLKGLFDKDSE
- a CDS encoding DUF3718 domain-containing protein, whose protein sequence is MSRRSNVVSVGLCVLSLGAIAGTAMAEDYPKHFEQDLISVCKNAAENDRMNMHQAVQQITLGRKHTGPTYRMLGEGLRCNGMNLAAFADYYGATDTYQILKRYSIDTRIEIRDIQVSRLPPEHIQVSFVSPQ